Within the Siniperca chuatsi isolate FFG_IHB_CAS linkage group LG18, ASM2008510v1, whole genome shotgun sequence genome, the region caaaaccatcAATGAATTGTTAAATGAATTGCCTACAAAGCCTTATTCCTTTGTGTCACAGATCTCCATTTtggtccagaaactattaaaaacacatagaTGAGCTACAtagttgcactgggtgacatgttccttcatttcgataaacatgggcactgtattttattttgagtcaatcccacaaaCACCTTACTGCCAGCTTTATCCTAAAATGTACAAACCAGTGAACTTTTTTCCAACATCAGACATTTTGACCTTTCAGAGCATGGAAAGCATGTTTAACCTGTGCATAAATGATGGTTAGTAGTTAAAGTCAAATATGCTTTTAGAAACTCAAGATTGTTGATatgtaaatttaattttgtgtgtgtgtgtgtgtgtgtgtgtgtgtgtgtgtgtttagtttgcAGGTAAATGGTACCGGTTGGGCCTGGCCTATGACTCGCCAGCTTTTGTTCCCTACAGAGACAAACTGAAGGCCTCCATGGGCATGATCACACCACTGCCAAACGGCAATGTTAACCTCACAATGTGGGATGCCacgtgagtctgtgtgtgtggggcaaAACAGTACGGTACATGTTGTAAATTGGCCACAAAAGTGTATGTGCTAGTCAAAGAAGAGAGGAAACCAGAGGGATGTATGGAGTGAAGATAAAGACACATTGTGTTTCCTTTGTGTGCTTCAGAACTGTAGGTTGTCAGATTAAGGTGTACCAATATGAGAAGACCACCGTACCTGGACAATTCACCTACTTTAGCACACGTAAGTCTCTGCTCACTTCTAACCTGACTCATCACCTTCccaagagagaagagaaatgatgTTTAGTAAGCTCTGTGACTTTACTTTTTCCATgacaatgtaaatatttgatttgCACTCACTGAGTGCCCACAAGCAAACAACCACAACGAGCACACGGATAAAAACAGGCAAGACACGTGacaaatatttcagtcaggacacTCACATCAAGGCTTTAACTATTTATTGCAGTAACATGCATTTTAGTTTGTCTGTGTGGCTCTGCTCATGTGATGCTCTGGAACAAATCTGAGCAAACTTCTGCAAACTGATCCTGAGCCTGAGTTACACAAAATTTAATGAACATGAATAagtgttaaaaacacaaagaagggGCTGGGGAGGTGAAGGGAGTTCAATTTCTAAAGGCaggcagcagtgcagcagcaagGATGCAGAGCTCAGCATTGTTGTAAGCAGACTGAATGAGCGTCAAATGTTTATATGGACCGCCGACTGTGAGAGGTGGTCGTGGACATACAGGACTGTTGGGTGTGTGGAACATGTGACCATAAAATTACTTCTGTGCCAAGAATGGAAATAAAAGCAAAGTATTTGTATTTCTAACATAGTAGACAGCTATTGACAcaatttctgtatttgttctgTGAATTTGtaatatatttcaaatatatgcaCTTCTTGATTCATTTCAATACTACAtgtatttatactttatattctttcatgttttattctttctttcatatattgtattatataatgtaaatgttaattgcacattttatttttattcatatacagtatatttttaatCTGGTTGCCTTTGGTATATTATACCCAGTTTTATCCATCTCATATAGACCCTCTGTTTGATAGCTAAATTTCTGCCtaacaatttcattttaaatcacaaaactCAAGTCATCCAAATTGTAGGTTACTATACAGATGTTACTAATTGTTCTACAGAGAGCATTACAATGTCACTCACATTGATTTCCATTCATTctcatatttaacatatttaacaCACTGAATGCCAAGAAGTCTTTGTCCCTCACTTCTGTGTTGTACTTTCTGTCAGGCCATAACATGGTGAAGGACGTCACAGTGGTGGACACAAACTACACTGAATATGCTTTGGTTCACAAACACAAGGCTTTTAACAGAGAATACACACAGGTGGCGCTTTacggtgagacacacacacacacacacacacacacacatatatatatatatatatatatattacatattacattacatCTAAACATGAGCTGCAAAGTCACTACTGTTCATCATTGTGTTGTCTGTCAATATGTGTCTGTCTACTTGTTTTCAGGTCGCTCTCAAACGGTCAGAACTGATGTAATTCAGAGGTTTAAAGCCTTTGCCTTGTCCCGGGGTTTCCCAAGAGAGTCTATTCTGACTCCACCTCCAGCAGGTAAAGTAAggggaacacacacatatctacacatatacagtatatacacatgcacacacatataatggGGAGAATTAAATGACCCTGAAGTTTCCTAATTCTCGTCTATATGTTTTCTGGTCAACAGGAAATTGCCCACCATCAGGATCTAGACGTTAGGTgagtctttttattttcaaatatgtGAAAACCAGGGGAGTTACTTTCAGGTGTGTGAGTGACTTCTGTCCAACAAATCTTCtgagtaaattattttttttttactccctgTAGGTTCCCTGATGCACCTGAGATGAGAGTGGCTGCATATTCTGATGTGCTGCTCCAACCCTGTATTCTCTGCtccacttttttccccccatgcATTTACCATGAAGTACTACAAAGAACTCTCTTTCTGCAAATATCATCATTCTGGCTACAATGATGATaattagtaaaataaatattgctgATGAAATGTATACATCATCCTCTAGGctattttaaatcatttcttttccaaattaccaaacatcaaacaaaaccTTCACAGAAAAAGGCTTCTCGTTGTGGTAGTTGGTTTTTGCCTTTCATCAAGTAGTTTATATAAAATCTTTGAATTAACTTCCTGAATATAATCAACTGGGTTGTTTCACAGTGTTGACatagttaaataaacaatattaacCACCAGGCCGAGTGCAAGTgcatgtttgagtgtgtgtgtgtgtgtgtgtgtataatctACACTGCAAGAAGTGTAGTTCACATACGAACACCAGGGGGCAGAACCTACGCATCACTACATTCAATATGTTTCTGCTGTGAACCAGACCTCATAGCTCTCTCATGTGCTACCTAGTGCTAGCTAATGCCAAAGCTAGCTGTGTAACCTAATATAATGCACATATGATGATCAGGATACTGTGAGAAATTAggttaaagccactatgtgtagaattagGAAAATGTTGACTTTGGTTCCCCGCGTGGTAGTTTCATAAAATACACTGTGGCAGTCCAGCCTTTTCCCTACTAATTATCAGCTGTTACATTCTGACATGTAttgattggttgtttgttttagcTTCAAATTCTGAAGTCCAGTGATCCATTGCTGATTATACGgactaacaaacacacaatcacatggACACACTTtagtatacatacacacacacacacacacacacacacacacacacacacacacagagacacaccaagacacacaaagacagataaAGAGACAATCAGAATTTGCTCGTTTAGTTTTGAGTTCTTTGACGATGCAGAGAGCATTGAGTCTGGTGTCTCTGCTGGTCCTGGGGTCGGCCTGGACCCTGCAAGCGGTCCCTGTGCTCCCAGAACCTCTTATCCTCACACAGGAGAACTTTGATCTGGGCCGGGTAGGTGGCTGAAAGACaggcttttattattttatttatatatgacAAAGATATCATACTTTCCCCCTCCACCTTTTAGTCATGtaaaattttattaatttgttttaccaTATTATGATTTCAGCAGCTCCCCATGTGAGACCCCTTTCTGTCCCTTTTAATaaccactgtatgtatgtagggATGTAAATTATGACTAATACTActgtaactgtgttttgaaaaataaaatttgaaactATTAGGTTTTATTACAGGTTCTAAGGTTGCTGTCATGGCTGTACAAATGCAAATGCTTTACTATACAATAAATATTTCTGTGTCCCTTTGCAGTTCATGGGGAAGTGGTATGAGGTAGCAGTGGTTTCTACTTGTCCTCACTACATGCAGCGCAAGAGGGGAAACCCCGTCATTGTTGCACTGGAGCTGCAACAAGTTGCCTCTGAGGGCAACTTCACAACGACGACCACTAGTTTCAGGTCAGACAGATATGCATTCTAGacattttaaagtgtgtttataGTCAGTGTGACCTGTGctatgtttacatgtgtgtgtccctgtatgTATGTAGGAATGGCTCGTGTAAGCAGACGTCCACAGATTATAGTTTGACCAACACTCCAGGACGATTCTTCTACCATGTTGCAAGTATGTTTTTCTAGattccttcctctcctcatccctTTGGTCTAAATGTACATTCTGTCCAAACCTTTCACACCACAATAACAAGGTTTTCCTAATGTTGAACTAAAAAGCAGCAGGCTTGGTATATCCACCACTATTATGTGTTTACAAACATGTCATGCAGTGTATTGTGAACACTTTCCTTCCTGCAGGGTTCGGAGCAGATGTTGATTCCTTTGTGGTTCATACCAACTACGATGAGTATGCAATGATGCTTCTGCTGAGCACAGAGAAACCATCAGGAAATAAAACCACCACAGTCAAGCTTTATAGTGAGATACAATTTTTGAATCCATCAATATATTAATTTGTTGTGCTTTTTGTATGAATGTTtgcaaaatgtgttgtttttcattctaTGTCTGGATCAGTCTGTGTAATGGTAATTCTGTCTTCTTCAGGTCGAACTATGAATGTGAGGGCTGCCCTGCTGGACGACTTCAAAACACTGGTCAGACAACACGGAATGAGTGATGACACTTTCATCATGAATCAGAACAAAggtacaaacacagacacacacacattcaggaaaagcacaggtgtaactaattaCAAAAGTGATGAATGTGTTCCATTTTGGTGTGCCAGTGAGCCTACATTCACCATAAGTATGAAAATTGCATTAAGTTTGAAacatgaattacattttttatggcTTTTTAACACAAGGAGTCAAATGTTGTCAGAAACCCCCTCTCCATCTTACTGGCTTTCCAGGTGAGTGTGTTCCAGATGAGCAGGTGACAAAGCCCATCACTACTCTGCCTCAGGTACGTGCTTCAAACTGTGATGTGCTGACATAACATTTGCATACTGAAACCAcgcatttgtatttgtatgaagATAGATCAGTCACCTGTTGTGGGTACCTTGTCTGTCATTCAGATTTTGGTTCCCAAGAGGTCAAAAACAGATGTGGTTCTGCCTGTGGTTCGTGCACAAGAGGAGGACGCTGGTAATAtttgaccaggtgagaggactcAGTGTTTAAAggtaacattacatttacactGATCAGTGTTTAGTTTGCATTCATAATTTTTCTTTGGTTTAGAAAGAAAAAATCCATTCATTATACACTCAGGCTCCCCCTCATGGGAACTGTAGTGTACAATTGTGAGCTATCAAGGGTACTTTTTGCCCCCATATATTCAATGTCATTagcattttattctatttttttatcaaatcaaatcaaattttatCAATTTAAAACCTGAcacatattgtatttttgtccAATTTTAGCATattaacaaatgtaatttattgttACAGAGTGAGAGATCATGTGGAATACCTGAAGAGGAGGCTcatcacacaaacaccaaacatCACACTATTAATGCATTGACTGAGAAAACTATTTTCCTGaatcaataaaacaacactGTTTTGTTAGTTCTGACTTCCTATGTTGTTTTCACTATGTTCATAATCACTATTTTATTATggtattgtattttcatttatgtgAAAGGCTTGGTAtgtcaaaagtaatttgtaatGTAGGCGCTttgtaaataaaagtaattcaGTGTTTATCTGAGTGCATTTGACCTTTCAGAGTAAATACAGAAAGCCATACTCTATATCTTATATTGCATGTTTGTCTGAACCTCTAATTTTTCgaacataaagacaaaaaagaaagaaatgcaaaaatgtggaGTCCTAAGGAGCTGACTTGATAAAACACTGTTCTCACCAGCAAACCATTAAGGAATATATTGCTTTTCATAATTAGTGCTTTATTGCTTATCAGGGATCAGTAAGAATTAAAATTTCATCTCCCCcttatgataaaataaatagtttggagccatatttattatttagatcTATAGGTTAAAGTGAACATTCTTACACCAGATAATATATTGTCTTTGATTATCTATGTTTTAATTAATCATGGAGGAAACTCTGCTTTGGGTCCTTCTAATGCTGAATGGACAGATGCTCTATGGATGATAGCTGCAGCCTCAGAAGAAAATGCTTGAGAAGTCTTGATAAATGTACAATgtcatttaaatgctttttGGCTTTCTGTAAGTTCTGTGCCTCTAGAGGtcaaaactactgtatatacatatagaaTGTGAATATATGACTTCTCATATAAAGTCTCATCCAACAGAAGACACCAGCTTTGTAAAATCAGAGGTGCTCAGAAGTTGGGAGGATTCCTGTTCTTTCCTGTGATGTACAGAGCTCCAAAAACTGTACTTGTGTGTAACATATACACAATACAGAATGAAGTATTGTGTAGTTGTTACTCATTCGTCTCTCAGATCATGACGTGTATTGATTTGTTGATGTTGTCAAAACTCTGAAGTCCAGCGTTTAAGTGGTCAGCTGCCCAGGCAAGTCAGAGCACAAAGCGAGACACAGAGAAGCAGAACTTTGCtcttttacttgtttgtttttcacttggCTGAGTGAGGACATGCGGGGGCcattgcacacaaaacataggTCAATGCCCTGTCCCCATTTGAAGAGTTGAGATGAGGTATTTTCCTGGGATTGAGTGTCTCAGACTGCAGTCCTCCCAAAGACTggtggacagacaggctgaTAGGATGCAGAAAGCAGTGATTCTGGTTTCCCTGCTGGTGCTGGGGTGGACCTGGACCCTCCAGGGGCTCCCTGTACTCCCAGAACCTCTCTACCCCACCCAGGAGAACTTTGATCTAGCCCAGGTGAATGGCTGTGTTCTGCGGTCTTGCatgttatttttcctcttttaagtATAATATTCTGTTGTTTTGAATTTATACAGTCAGTATAAAAAGGTAAGAGGTGAAGAAATGGACTTCTGTACTTCCTGTGTTCTCTTTTCcaccattttctttctgttattaGATTATCACCCTTTAGTTATGATTTTGGggataaaatgttttatcctGCAGGCAGTGGAAACCTTCATACATTAATGACCTAAAAATACATATCTTGAATAGAAGCTAAAAGTTCTTGTGATCTTTATGCATTAAATGTTGAAAACGTTAAAGCAGTTTGGGCTTGAGATGACAGTTTCAGTTACACAAGTATAAGTACGTTAAGTACACattagtaaaaatgtttttggtctGGTATACTGAACCAACAATATGTATTTCTATTAtaggttttttgtgtgtattaggtaaataaatacattattgtAACTTTTTCTAACAGTTTTTGGGAACATGGCATGATGTTGCCGTGGCAAGTACATGTTCTCATATGCAAAGTCAAAGGGGAGTTGCAGCCATTGGTAAACTGGTACTGCAGAGAGGTACCACCGAAGGCAAACTCAAGATGACTCGAACTGTACTCAGGTTTGTAAGAAGTTCGTTCATCAtacatttgcacacattttcacaaaaacacactaatgtacataaatgatcaaaatacatgtttttgaaAGTTAGAAATACTTTCTCAtcaattacatttaaaaaagaaaatccttttaaaattaaaatatcttcTATTTTTACAGGTTAATCCAAGGTTATGAGATATCAGGggaaaaacatgaatatttaattagctaatgcatttatttattacgTCAATGCAGACACATTGGCTaatcctggcaatgtgttttgGTCTGACAACATTTCAGTGCAATGTCCAAAGTGTAAAATCCAGTGGTGTACTTGAGTAacgttttgaggtacttgtactttatctgagtatttccattttatgccactttatacttctactccactacatttcagggggtaatattgtactttttactccactgcttttgtctgacagctttttTTGCtagttattttgtaatattataGATAAAgttacccagcagtatatagaGTGTTTagaattagccccacctttaccagcttaATGTAgtaatacatataataatatagacATAATACATATAATCCATTAATATATAGTACCTTTAAGTAATGTCTTTACtgttggtactttaagtatattttgagtACTTAAgtattttacttaagtcaaattttgaatgcagaccttttacttgtaactgagtatttctacactgtggtattgctacttttacttaacgaAAAGATCTGAGTATTTCCTGGTATAACACTGGTCAAATTTATTGTGTCTTATAAATATCTTATATATTCTGCACAGATGACACTCAAATTAAGTCAGATGCCTGCTGCATTAAATTTGAACACACAGATATAACCTGTCACACATGGTTTGTTCCACTAGTAAGTCATTTTTTTGTGTACGTGCAGACATGGAACGTGTAAGGAGATGTCTGGGGACTATGAGCTGACCACCACACCAGGACGATTCTTCTACCATATTGCTAGTacgtctctctcgctctctctctgcctccctctgtaTAATCTTGCAGTGATACAGCTCTCTTTTCAGTTAATGTTGTCCATGAAATATTCACAGGTATTATATCTTTCCCTTTCAACAGAGTGGGGGGCAGACGTGGATGCCTACGTGGCTCACACAAACTACAATGAGTATGCGATAGTGATAATGAGCAAACAGAAATCATCAGGGGATAAGAGCACCTCAGTTAAGCTTTACAGTGAGTGGACACTCTCCATAGTTGCACTGGAAcattatcttatttatttattcattgtcGTATTTTGCTATTTGAAAGAGCAATAGCTGGGATGATGTTTTCTGTGTGAGTTTTAAGCACCATTTCAGCTTTAATTCTGTTGAATAaaccaaaaaagtaaaacaaaacatgtatattttgtttttttcagtggcCTGTATCATTTTTAACATCTCAAGTATtagatttcatttatttcattcaagTATTAGGATTTATCCCCTCATCTATGTTAAGATAGACCATCTTATTGGACATGAATagatataatacatttaaatcaaactgaattaaTAGTTTTTTATGAAGTGCTAGTTTTATCTCAAGTGATTATGAGGTGAGTCTGAACACATCATTGTACCTCAAACCATGTTAAAGTTTTAGTATCTGCTTCGTCTAAATAACCCTGTCCTCTTCAGGTCGAACTATGGCTGTGAGAGCCACTGTGCTGGATGACTTCAAAACACTGGTCAGACAACAGGGAATGAGTGATGACACTATTACCATTAAGCAGAACAAAGGTACAACACACACGGAGAGAGATTACTACACACACCTCGCACTAACACACCTCTAAATATGAAAAATTCAGACGATGTTTGAATGAGCGATGAAGGTACATGGAGAGAGATGTTAATATCACTCTTCATGAAACAGTTCAGTTCAGATCTTTTTTGTCCTACAAGAGGAAATtctacaaatataaaacataaacacaataaaaaatacaataagacAATTGAAGACATTAAAAGAGTACATAGTTTGGCTATAAAATGAATGGGTGTCTtaatgttatgtcttcataTAATCTCTGTGCAGGTGACTGTGTTCCCGGAGAGCAGGTGGCAGAGCCGTCAACTCAGCCTGAGCCTCAGGTactcaaaatacatttaattaatctAACCTA harbors:
- the ptgdsa gene encoding prostaglandin D2 synthase a isoform X2; translated protein: MVGLFHIYQKFAGKWYRLGLAYDSPAFVPYRDKLKASMGMITPLPNGNVNLTMWDATTVGCQIKVYQYEKTTVPGQFTYFSTRHNMVKDVTVVDTNYTEYALVHKHKAFNREYTQVALYGRSQTVRTDVIQRFKAFALSRGFPRESILTPPPAGNCPPSGSRR
- the ptgdsa gene encoding prostaglandin D2 synthase a isoform X1 — translated: MRTTVVAVVMVMLCVMMAHADMKPQRDFNLQRFAGKWYRLGLAYDSPAFVPYRDKLKASMGMITPLPNGNVNLTMWDATTVGCQIKVYQYEKTTVPGQFTYFSTRHNMVKDVTVVDTNYTEYALVHKHKAFNREYTQVALYGRSQTVRTDVIQRFKAFALSRGFPRESILTPPPAGNCPPSGSRR
- the LOC122865155 gene encoding protein AMBP-like isoform X2, which encodes MQRALSLVSLLVLGSAWTLQAVPVLPEPLILTQENFDLGRFMGKWYEVAVVSTCPHYMQRKRGNPVIVALELQQVASEGNFTTTTTSFRNGSCKQTSTDYSLTNTPGRFFYHVARFGADVDSFVVHTNYDEYAMMLLLSTEKPSGNKTTTVKLYSRTMNVRAALLDDFKTLVRQHGMSDDTFIMNQNKGECVPDEQVTKPITTLPQILVPKRSKTDVVLPVVRAQEEDAGNI
- the LOC122865155 gene encoding protein AMBP-like isoform X1, which produces MQRALSLVSLLVLGSAWTLQAVPVLPEPLILTQENFDLGRFMGKWYEVAVVSTCPHYMQRKRGNPVIVALELQQVASEGNFTTTTTSFRNGSCKQTSTDYSLTNTPGRFFYHVARFGADVDSFVVHTNYDEYAMMLLLSTEKPSGNKTTTVKLYSRTMNVRAALLDDFKTLVRQHGMSDDTFIMNQNKGVKCCQKPPLHLTGFPGECVPDEQVTKPITTLPQILVPKRSKTDVVLPVVRAQEEDAGNI
- the LOC122865154 gene encoding protein AMBP-like, with the translated sequence MRYFPGIECLRLQSSQRLVDRQADRMQKAVILVSLLVLGWTWTLQGLPVLPEPLYPTQENFDLAQFLGTWHDVAVASTCSHMQSQRGVAAIGKLVLQRGTTEGKLKMTRTVLRHGTCKEMSGDYELTTTPGRFFYHIAKWGADVDAYVAHTNYNEYAIVIMSKQKSSGDKSTSVKLYSRTMAVRATVLDDFKTLVRQQGMSDDTITIKQNKGDCVPGEQVAEPSTQPEPQRVRRNVVPSLAPADVEGSGDDSPLFNGTMACKAAPDTGPCFGLHQRYFYNSSSMSCELFKYGGCLGNQNNFENERECLQRCRTEAVCRLPMAPEPCTGQPPIWAFDSSAGLCVPYKQGFCQANANKFYSKAECEEYCGVVNDDGELLKAN